One Rosa chinensis cultivar Old Blush chromosome 5, RchiOBHm-V2, whole genome shotgun sequence genomic region harbors:
- the LOC121049314 gene encoding uncharacterized protein LOC121049314 encodes MPVAASAVYFLNLRGDVLINRLYRDDVGGVLSGIIYMWVANFNHGYVSAKNIYVVGETDSEIAKLGQMRSVDLGNVGENEEARKNLNITAFFNMICTFPYPQDTQNPNCLIYLDELFYFLLILDDVPNTPNIEWKQYNILNSPNRPLWMDYIGERRIFWHESYTKVNRLKEVKLKLYQKLEKMMKKRLSHYSIDGIDWISNVTYSGHPASIHCLMYYTVGGTPVNYNLNNPFSFLKFARHFGEHANNVGDQGADRYIWSYYPGYMCVLHEVLSGFRIFPKDPPYGECASRVLSQCLNLSGYVPTASRATVCLVCFNIFI; translated from the exons ATGCCGGTGGCTGCTTCCGCCGTTTACTTCTTGAACCTCCGCGGAGATGTCCTCATCAACCGTCTCTACCGTGATGACGTCGG ggGTGTTTTGTCTGGGATCATATATATGTGGGTGGCAAACTTCAACCATGGATATGTGTCGGCCAAAAACATATATGTGGTCGGAGAAACTGACTCTGAAATTGCCAAGTTAGGCCAAATGAGATCAGTTGATCTGGGGAATGTCGGTGAGAATGAGGAGGCGAGGAAGAATCTAAATATTACTGCATTTTTCAACATGATATGCACATTCCCGTATCCACAAGACACACAAAATCCTAATTGTTTGATTTATCTCGatgaacttttttattttttgcttatCTTGGACGATGTTCCTAATACTCCAAATATTGAGTGGAAACAGTATAACATACTCAACTCGCCTAACCGTCCTCTGTGGATGGACTACATAGGCGAGAGGAGGATCTTCTGGCATGAGTCTTATACCAAGGTTAACCGATTAAAAGAAGTCAAGCTGAAACTGTATCAGAAGttggagaagatgatgaagaaaaggTTGAGTCACTATAGCATCGATGGTATCGATTGGATTTCCAATGTGACTTACAGTGGTCACCCGGCCTCTATTCATTGCCTAATGTATTATACTGTTGGAGGTACGCCAGTGAATTACAACCTAAACAACCCATTCTCCTTTCTTAAGTTCGCACGACACTTCGGGGAACATGCAAATAATGTAGGCGATCAAGGAGCGGATCGATACATCTGGTCTTATTATCCAGGGTACATGTGTGTACTCCATGAAGTCTTATCTGGATTTCGGATATTCCCAAAGGATCCCCCGTATGGTGAGTGTGCTTCCAGAGTCTTATCACAATGTCTCAATCTTAGTGGGTATGTTCCCACAGCATCTCGAGCAACAgtgtgtttagtgtgttttaatatatttatataa
- the LOC121049315 gene encoding uncharacterized protein LOC121049315 gives MPVAASAVYFLNLRGDVLINRLYRDDVGGVLSGIIYMWVANFNHGYVSAKNIYVVGETDSEIAKLGQMRSVDLGNVGENEEARKNLNITAFFNMICTFPYPQDTQNPNCLIYLDELFYFLLILDDVPNTPNIEWKQYNILNSPNRPLWMDYIGERRIFWHESYTKVNRLKEVKLKLYQKLEKMMKKRLSHYSIDGIDWISNVTYSGHPASIHCLMYYTVGGTPVNYNLNNPFSFLKFARHFGEHANNVGDQGADRYIWSYYPGYMCVLHEVLSGFRIFPKDPPYGECASRVLSQCLNLSGYVPTASRATIANDGLGSSST, from the exons ATGCCGGTGGCTGCTTCCGCCGTTTACTTCTTGAACCTCCGCGGAGATGTCCTCATCAACCGTCTCTACCGTGATGACGTCGG ggGTGTTTTGTCTGGGATCATATATATGTGGGTGGCAAACTTCAACCATGGATATGTGTCGGCCAAAAACATATATGTGGTCGGAGAAACTGACTCTGAAATTGCCAAGTTAGGCCAAATGAGATCAGTTGATCTGGGGAATGTCGGTGAGAATGAGGAGGCGAGGAAGAATCTAAATATTACTGCATTTTTCAACATGATATGCACATTCCCGTATCCACAAGACACACAAAATCCTAATTGTTTGATTTATCTCGatgaacttttttattttttgcttatCTTGGACGATGTTCCTAATACTCCAAATATTGAGTGGAAACAGTATAACATACTCAACTCGCCTAACCGTCCTCTGTGGATGGACTACATAGGCGAGAGGAGGATCTTCTGGCATGAGTCTTATACCAAGGTTAACCGATTAAAAGAAGTCAAGCTGAAACTGTATCAGAAGttggagaagatgatgaagaaaaggTTGAGTCACTATAGCATCGATGGTATCGATTGGATTTCCAATGTGACTTACAGTGGTCACCCGGCCTCTATTCATTGCCTAATGTATTATACTGTTGGAGGTACGCCAGTGAATTACAACCTAAACAACCCATTCTCCTTTCTTAAGTTCGCACGACACTTCGGGGAACATGCAAATAATGTAGGCGATCAAGGAGCGGATCGATACATCTGGTCTTATTATCCAGGGTACATGTGTGTACTCCATGAAGTCTTATCTGGATTTCGGATATTCCCAAAGGATCCCCCGTATGGTGAGTGTGCTTCCAGAGTCTTATCACAATGTCTCAATCTTAGTGGGTATGTTCCCACAGCATCTCGAGCAACA ATTGCAAACGATGGTTTAGGTTCTTCATCAACCTGA
- the LOC112167943 gene encoding elongation factor P isoform X1: protein MQAVAAKLTRPHFLTRTLTTLTLSSSSTLSNLLSSPGRDAATITHATNKCLARRTSLLSSPPWSATQHRGARVQGADVRPGNVIQKKDRIYQVIKVEHSHEGRGKANIKLELRDVDSGNKTSQRLGTEESVDRVFVMSKSYIYMCTDRDGKVLLMDPDTLDQLEVNEDVFGKNAKYLQEEMKVRVELFNGTPLSASVPKHVTCTVKEAQPPIKGIAATPKDKIATIQNGFTIKVPAHIIAGESVVIDTEDDSYVRRAKA, encoded by the exons atgcaaGCGGTGGCTGCCAAACTCACTCGCCCTCACTTCCTCACCAGAACCTTAACCAccctcactctctcttcttcttctactctcTCCAATTTGCTATCCTCCCCCGGCCGTGACGCCGCCACCATCACCCACGCGACCAACAAGTGTCTCGCCCGCCGAACATCTCTCCTCTCATCTCCTCCTTGGTCCGCCACTCAACACCGCGGCGCCAGAGTCCAAGGGGCCGAT GTGAGACCTGGCAATGTGATTCAAAAGAAAG ATCGTATTTACCAG GTGATAAAGGTTGAGCATTCACATGAAGGAAGAGGAAAGGCCAACATTAAG CTGGAGCTTCGTGATGTCGACTCTGGGAACAAGACATCCCAAAGATTGGGGACAGAGGAGTCAGTTGATA GAGTATTTGTTATGTCAAAAAGTTACATTTACATGTGCACAGATCGGGATGGCAAAGTATTATTGATGGA TCCTGATACGCTTGATCAGCTCGAAGTGAATGAAGACGTATTTGGAAAGAATGCTAAATACCTACAAG AAGAAATGAAAGTTAGAGTGGAGCTGTTTAACGGGACCCCTTTATCTGCATCAGTTCCAAAACATGTGACCTGCACTGTCAAGGAAGCACAACCTCCTATAAAGGGGATTGCAGCAACACCTAA GGATAAAATAGCTACAATCCAAAATGGCTTCACTATAAAA GTACCTGCTCATATCATAGCTGGTGAGTCTGTGGTTATTGACACCGAGGATGACTCTTATGTTAGAAG GGCCAAGGCATAA
- the LOC112167943 gene encoding elongation factor P isoform X2, with translation MQAVAAKLTRPHFLTRTLTTLTLSSSSTLSNLLSSPGRDAATITHATNKCLARRTSLLSSPPWSATQHRGARVQGADVRPGNVIQKKDRIYQVIKVEHSHEGRGKANIKLELRDVDSGNKTSQRLGTEESVDRVFVMSKSYIYMCTDRDGKVLLMDPDTLDQLEVNEDVFGKNAKYLQEEMKVRVELFNGTPLSASVPKHVTCTVKEAQPPIKGIAATPK, from the exons atgcaaGCGGTGGCTGCCAAACTCACTCGCCCTCACTTCCTCACCAGAACCTTAACCAccctcactctctcttcttcttctactctcTCCAATTTGCTATCCTCCCCCGGCCGTGACGCCGCCACCATCACCCACGCGACCAACAAGTGTCTCGCCCGCCGAACATCTCTCCTCTCATCTCCTCCTTGGTCCGCCACTCAACACCGCGGCGCCAGAGTCCAAGGGGCCGAT GTGAGACCTGGCAATGTGATTCAAAAGAAAG ATCGTATTTACCAG GTGATAAAGGTTGAGCATTCACATGAAGGAAGAGGAAAGGCCAACATTAAG CTGGAGCTTCGTGATGTCGACTCTGGGAACAAGACATCCCAAAGATTGGGGACAGAGGAGTCAGTTGATA GAGTATTTGTTATGTCAAAAAGTTACATTTACATGTGCACAGATCGGGATGGCAAAGTATTATTGATGGA TCCTGATACGCTTGATCAGCTCGAAGTGAATGAAGACGTATTTGGAAAGAATGCTAAATACCTACAAG AAGAAATGAAAGTTAGAGTGGAGCTGTTTAACGGGACCCCTTTATCTGCATCAGTTCCAAAACATGTGACCTGCACTGTCAAGGAAGCACAACCTCCTATAAAGGGGATTGCAGCAACACCTAA ATAA